The DNA sequence ACATACGACAGACTTGTTTtacaatattacaataaaatCAAGCAAACCAATCATTTAGGGCACACAAAAAGAAATAACCAGGTAGAAGATGCTTCTCTATCGTGGTGGTTAAgtactatattattatttttgacattaaaaaaatgatgacaaaacaaTCCGAAATCACGTGACTGATTATCCTGCGCTTACCTTGATGAAGTAGTTGGTCCCACTCACAACCTGTGATTTGTAATTCTTGGCAGTGAAAACGACGTAAGTTTTCCCAGTTTTTTGCTCCGCTTCAGCCTTCACCTAAAAGTCATTTGTCAGCTTTGGTTTAGTtagtttttcatattttatgtaCAATCAATGTTTACttacaaagaaaacaacaattaaaGTGCAAAAATTCGTAACTTACTTGGTCGCAGATTTTCTGAATCTCTGCGTCGGCAATTCTCACGTCTGCAAGCCCTCCGCAGCACATCATCTTGGCGTTTATCAAGGACTGCAGAAAGACAAGGGGCAGAAAAACTAAACTACAATTTGTCTCGACGATTGCGCCTTATAAAAACACTACCGGTTTATCATGTGACGTTGACTAATGGACCGTACCATTCTCATGTGGGTAAGGGGTCGTTAGTTAAACCTTGACAGAAAAGCGTTACTTTATTCAGCCTACAGATTCAACTTCTACCGTCTACGTCGTGCATTTAGGCTATATTTTAACACGATTTTGATTCCGTTTCCATTTTGTCTGCATATAAGacgtttattttttcaaaatgttcgtTTCACGGCTCCCTTTTAGTTATAGAGTCCTAGGTGTGGCTGTTTCAATTGTTGCGTTCAAAGAAGGTGGTGAGTCGGAGGAAAAGTGCACTGtagggcgtttttttttttctagaaatgGGAAGTCGTGAGGTTGCGAAATCGTCATACTCGACAATGGTGACTCATGGAGACCCCGCCCGTGAATAGCTAAATATAATTTACacgattatgatttttttaaattacattaatttaGTTAATCTAAAGAagtaacttcacgtaacacaacgtgaTTTGTACTGACTGTGTTacccagaacaacaaacaacttATGTATTTGATTATAACATGCGGTGCTTCAattgtttgtattgtatttaatgtgagttgaaaaaagttgaaataaaatatatatattttttcttttctagtgtttgtaatttttgtcCGTGACTGTAGCAGCCTGGTAATCGATGCGTCTATATGGCGGCCATGTTGAGAGGGACAAGGGTCCCAT is a window from the Vanacampus margaritifer isolate UIUO_Vmar chromosome 3, RoL_Vmar_1.0, whole genome shotgun sequence genome containing:
- the LOC144048608 gene encoding cystatin-B-like produces the protein MMCCGGLADVRIADAEIQKICDQVKAEAEQKTGKTYVVFTAKNYKSQVVSGTNYFIKVLVGGDDHVHIRVHQGLPHTGSKLKLADIKESKTHADAIEYF